A DNA window from Aquarana catesbeiana isolate 2022-GZ linkage group LG01, ASM4218655v1, whole genome shotgun sequence contains the following coding sequences:
- the LOC141124103 gene encoding uncharacterized protein, with amino-acid sequence MAAVEDLFARLKAEAASRGPGWLEGRLAAALVCAVLLATLEHVAEKFGIPLAPEKTEGPTTELSFLGIILDTRAMECRLPEDKLAALQEEIQGLIGKKKVQLRELQSLLAHREDLKVWHTFLAKFNGRALWMSGPVSNFDLELFTDAAGAAGFGAFFQVGQVPGIGTWGGGGRCPVSRLAVEDCLGGLTDWIKRSVSDTTWAAYNRVWQEWVSLLRQVQVGNAERDLRLLVLYFVSRNLEDGLSVSGMEKKLAGLAFWLKFQGLPDFTKDFWVRQGMKGYRRAKPGRDSRRPVSFQLLGQLVGCLNNVCSTGYEAVLFRAAFALAFFGAFRISELVSPSKREKGGLGESDVRCGEDRLAILIRKSKTDQRGKGKTVQVFALPGSPLCPVKLVSEFIAIRPGGGEVPFLRHQDGSFLSRFQFNAIFKRCLGVLGLEGEKFSSHSFRIGAATEAVRWGLDDAAVKRIGRWESRRFRSYVRPQLVIG; translated from the exons ATGGCAGCGGTGGAAGATTTGTTTGCCCGGCTGAAAGCAGAGGCGGCGTCCAGAGGGCCTGGATGGCTGGAGGGTCGTTTGGCGGCGGCGTTGG TCTGTGCGGTCTTGCTGGCGACGTTGGAACATGTTGCGGAAAAGTTTGGCATCCCGCTAGCCCCGGAGAAGACTGAAGGTCCAACTACGGAATTGAGTTTTTTGGGTATTATTCTAGACACCAGAGCGATGGAGTGTAGGCTACCCGAGGACAAGTTGGCGGCGTTGCAGGAGGAAATTCAGGGTCTAATCGGAAAGAAAAAGGTTCAACTAAGGGAGTTACAATCGTTACTAG CTCACAGGGAGGATCTGAAGGTttggcacacgttcctggctaaGTTCAACGGCAGGGCGCTGTGGATGTCAGGGCCTGTGAGCAACTTTGATCTGGAGTTGTTTACAGATGCGGCAGGGGCAGCAGGTTTTGGAGCCTTTTTTCAGG tgggacaggttccgggaattggcacctggggcggagGAGGAAGGTGTCCcgtgtccagactggctgtggaaGATTGCCTTGGAGGACTAACAGACTGGATAAAACGGTCGGTGAGCGATACGACGTGGGCTGCATACAacagggtatggcaggaatgggtatCTCTGCTGAGACAGGTACAGGTAGGGAATGCAGAACGGGATCTTCGGTTGTTAGTTTTATACTTTGTGTCCAGGAACTTAGAAGATGGGTTGTCTGTGTCGGGTATGGAGAAGAAGTTGGCAGGTTTGGCGTTTTGGTTGAAATTTCAAGGTTTGCCGGACTTTACGAAAGATTTTTGGGTCAGGCAGGGTATGAAGGGTTATAGGCGGGCCAAGCCGGGGAGGGACTCCAGGCGGCCTGTTTCGTTCCAGTTGTTGGGTCAGTTAGTTGGATGTTTAAACAATGTTTGCTCGACAGGATATGAAGCGGTGTTGTTCAGGGCGGCATTCGCCTTGGCGTTCTTTGGTGCATTTCGGATCAGTGAGTTGGTTAGCCCctcaaaaagagaaaaaggggggttgggggagTCAGACGTCCGATGTGGGGAGGACAGGTTGGCCATATTGATTAGAAAGTCAAAAACAGATCAGCGGGGCAAGGGTAAGACCGTGCAGGTTTTTGCGTTGCCCGGCTCTCCCTTGTGCCCAGTTAAATTGGTGAGTGAGTTTATAGCTATACGCCCGGGGGGGGGGGAAGTCCCCTTTTTAAGACACCAGGATGGCTCGTTTCTATCACGATTTCAGTTTAATGCAATTTTCAAAAGATGTTTGGGGGTATTAGGTCTAGAGGGTGAAAAGTTTTCATCACATTCATTTAGGATAGGGGCAGCTACGGAAGCGGTACGGTGGGGATTGGATGATGCAGCGGTAAAgaggattgggagatgggaatcCAGGCGGTTTAGGTCCTATGTTCGCCCACAGTTAGTGATtgggtaa